DNA sequence from the Syntrophorhabdaceae bacterium genome:
CCTTGATGAAAAATAGAGAAAAAACAGTAACGGAGGTTCTTTATGGCTAAGAAAAAGTATGAACGAACGAAACCCCATGTCAACATAGGAACCATTGGACACATAGATCATGGAAAGACAACCCT
Encoded proteins:
- a CDS encoding GTP-binding protein; amino-acid sequence: MAKKKYERTKPHVNIGTIGHIDHGKTTL